CCTTGGAACACCCTATTGCAAGCCAATAGCAACTTATTTATAATTCTTACAACAACCCGCTGAAGTAGGTTGAAGGTGAAAAGGCTGAATTTGAGCTAAATTAATGTACAGCAGAGGCCTTCTGGGATTAATTCCCAGCAGTCCCACTTTGACCCACTATGGTCTCTACACCCACTGACTTAGGCATCCCTAAAGTCACAGTAATCCTAGGGGTGTTCTGTTAAGAGGCCAGAAGAAgagtttccctttctcttttccttttggtGTGGTGTTCTGCTTAGTGTTTTAGACCTATTTTAAGTTATTGGAATTTTCAAGTCTGCTGCAACGGTTTTCTTATGGCCAGTGTCCATCCTGAACGTatgggatttgtgaccattatgctcatttgccttcggtagcagtaaagctctgctgaatgaaatgcaattgcctctggtctattttttgggaatcctgcaacgtgttgtAAGTTTTTACACTGCTAACTGTACGTTGGAATCTGGAACAATACTGAGTAGAACTCCATGACATCTTCAACGTAGCCGTGAGCCCGCCGGACCTTCGCTTCCAAACGGACAAGGGAGAAAGGCAGCCCAGTGCCCGAGATCGCTCCCCTCGGCGCACGCAAACCACCGAGCGCCGAGGCGGGGACTCCCCGGAGCTCCGCCCCAGAAGCAGCTGCCGGTTGTTGCCTGGGCAGCTCCGCCTCTGGATTGAAGGAGGGACTCGGCTCGGCCCCGGCGAGGAGCGGGTGGGCCTGGTCCTCGTTGCCTTCTGCCCGGGATCTTCCCGGCATGAACAAGTCGGAGATGGCGGACGAGGcgctcttcctgctgctgcacaACGAGATGGTGTCCGGGCTGTACCGCGCCGCCGAGCAGGGCGATGGGGTGAGCGGGGGTTGCTCTCGCAGCTCCGGGGAGGCATCCCGGCGCTTCCCCGTcggagggaagggagagaggcgGAGCTCGGGGGACGGCGCAGCCGGCGCTGTGGCCCGAGGAGGGTCCCTTTCTTATATTCCTTTTTTCCACGAAGCTTCCCTAAATCCGGAATGCCTTCTCCTACCCAGAGCCTCATAATGGAGTCTCTGGTTTCGAAATCTCTTCCCCTTAAAGCGCTGTGGTTGTTTGAGGGCCTGGCCAAGGGTTTCTGGCGTCCGTGTTCAGTATCCAGGTTTGGGGCTGGTTATGGGCGAGTCCAGTGATGAGCATGAACAGACTGCCCGAGAGAAATGTGATAAGCATCACATACAGTATGTACCAAGTAAACTAGGGATGATCTAAATTAAAAATGTTTATTACATTGCCTCTGATCCactaatacaggggtcagcaaactttttcagcagggggccggtccactgtccctcagaccttggggggccggactatattttggggggaacaaattcctatgccccacaaataacccagagatgcattttaaataaaaggatacattctactcatgtaaaaacacactgattcccagacggTCCGCTAGCTGGATTTagtaggcgattgggccggatccgggccttAGACCCATGCACTAATACAATGGGTTTCCCCCCCTGCAACAGCATGCTTTGTGTTTGcatataactttttaaaatgtttcagaaaTTCCTGTCATCTTTAGTGTAACGTGTCCTTAAATTTAGAAACAGCATAGGCGTTTTAAAATGGGCAGGATTAGGACGACACATTATCCATAATTCAGTTAGGACAGACTGTTTGCAATTAAATTAGTGTGTTTATTAAGCACACCTGGAGTCAGAATTCAGCAGTGCTTGAGGTGGGATGAAACCTTAACTCTACTGTCTTTTTTTATTCCACTTCAAGTACTTCAGATTATAAAACTACAAAGAGTGTCTCAAAGCGTATGTTTGTAGGACCCAGCTTATTTTTATGGTtctaagttgttttaaattgtttttcatattgtgttttaatgctgtaacctgccctgagaccttagagtgaagggtgggaaataaatgacTGACTGACTAGGGGTTTCTGTAAGAATTCCTGCtgtatgattgcagtcatggtgttgttgtctttcacatgacagtatatgttttgactccacagagtgggaagtgacggaaacaggatgtttttgttactgtgttctttgaagtgggactattgtcctttgttccttttctctttgctgtctgatgctagagagagagggagccatgttgcagtgctccttgTGAAAgtaattagccaaaatgctgagttgctgaagtCTGCCACGCAAGGTGCGCAaactgtggatccctaagtgtgctggtgtcggttggcattggtGGCTGTGATATTCGGGCTGaaaaaagcttatgaagctcccgaacgatcgaccagcagggagggaacatgccagtcgggcatgtgtctctaccagagtcctactcaagtgtagggtGAGCTCCTGACAGCCTCTGTTGCTTCAAACATCGGTCAGAAATTGGTCCTACTGCAATGCAAGTTTCTGTTGGGGGCTGCACGGCTACTCAtagccagtgtttgaaattagccaggcacattttgcacctggctatcaagtacttgcgaccaagtgaagaagcaccatctggaggtgcatgcctggggttccttggatcttgcctgttttcacatactataacaacacatcctgtagaattctatcggttatattttatctgcacaattggaacgaatttcaggaaccaaaatgcattTACTGTGccgcctgagcaggagcagtgaataaTGTTATAGTTTGCCGTAGCTTGTCTATACcccctgccctgctcacagttgtgagcAATATCCCTACGTTATGAATGGtccgtgtcaccattaagaagaggttggaataggccaatatatatctGGAAGGTTCCTGGATCAAGAAACTTTTCTTATTTAAGTTctcaaaagttcttaacctagctcaaggtagtaatctgaactagccagataatcaatcacagtcagtccatcatggGGCGGGGGGACATTAGAGCCATcttaccccaaaatggcaactaaacATTCATTTTTTATGCTTAGCTTatatactttagtttttgacacTGTTCATAGAAAAGAATTGGAAAGAATGTATGGACAATTGCTTTATGTTACCCTTTTATAAGAGTTTCTAATGACTATTCCAGTGATTGGCATCTGAGTTCACAAACTAGATTATCATCATCTGTTccagaaggaaaagaagagggaaaCAGGGAAGCTTCTGCGTTACATTTTTAATTTgctgaaaatataaaaaaaaaaatatctaaatAACCCAGAAAACAGGCCTACTGGTTTCCTGCGGCCTTCTGATTGTGGCATAACTAAACAAATTAGCTTTTGATTTTGTTCAGTTAGGATCCTCCGTTTGCATTTGGtgcatacaatggtacctcaggttaagtacttaattcattttggaggtccgttcttaacctgaaactgttcttaacctgaagcaccactttagttactggggcctcctgctgccgccgcgccgccggaacccgatttctgttcttatcctgaagcaaagttcttaatctgaagcactatttctggtttagcagagtctgtaacctaaagcgtatgtaacccaaggtaccactgtattcttacagTCACATAGCCTTGTGTATTTGTTCTACCAAACAATTCATTGTTTTCTAAGTTTTCGTGCTATAATAAATATATTGACTCTCTTCCCTGCTAGTGGCAGACTAGCAATAATAATCAAAATTTCGGGGCTGGGTTTTTTAATACAGGCACACATCCACCCCTCAtttacacaggggttatgttctgaggccatcagtgaaattgtgtatatttgaaacgcCATTGaagaagcctgcaaacaccctacCCCTTTATGTgactttttgtgatgttttcgggtcacttccaggttcagcaGGATGCGCACGTGCGTGGTTGTGCACATATTGAATGCGCATAAATACGGAGTTGCCTGTAATTCCATTTCTGTCCCCAGAACGTTAATGTGACTCTTTAATATATGATCTTTGGTATTCCAGTGCTTTGGAAAGACCTTTCTTCTATAATGTTACAACAGGAGTGGGTAGATCTCAGGACTGCCAAACTGTTTATTAGGAgttgaaaagagaaaaacaaaggtGTTTCTGCCTGTTGCCGCAAATTCACTACTCGTTGCCTTTTGAGAAAAGTGTGGAAGAAGAAAACTTAAAGTATAACTTTGAAATAGATTTGTATAAGTTATTGTGGTTTGTGGGGTGTTCTTTGTTCACACACAAGATTGCCTTTATTATACCTTACAGGAAAATGGACGATGCATCTCAAAACTGGAAAATATGGGTTTTCGAGTAGGACAGGGATTAATAGAAAGGTGAGTGGCATGTTTAGCTTCTCTCTTGACCCATTATTTTCCTGCAGAGTTGCAAATATTCCAGCAGGTTTCCTGATGTCCTTATATCATGTGTAAATTCAGTATATATCATAAGACGCAGATATTCCCTAAGGGATGTTGCTTTTAAAGATGCCCCACACAAACTTTAGTGGCTGCAATGTGATGGGAAAATCAAGGGAATTCAGTGGCGCTGCCTTGTACTAAGTGGAAGTGttttttctgcttgtgcaagacCTTTCTTGTGCCAAGATTTGTAATAATTATTTGTAGTTGTAGTTTCAAGTCGTGGTGGGGTGGAGGAATTTGTTTTATGGATTGACCACCTTTTTGTCTatattgtttatgtttttaacTTACATTGGGTGTTGGGTtttgtcaggactggtcgttgtcctcttcagatcaccacacaaatgcttcttgttcttttataaaactttttattgtgtattaacaaagcattcttataaacggttcttaactattattcctcagagtcacttctttcagataccttctgagctctgcttctccatgaccagccaccctcaaaatggcgaaggcgcccttcccttcgctttcccgctcttttttctaacctcctggctagagctggcctgtatctcccccctccaaatctgagctagaacttaacccttgccttccctgggaacagccggtccctcccagttgttcctgttgctctcttctattagattcactgctctcctcccccccttggggaatgctttctccctctgggaaactggaatcttctaactctaactcttccctgacaggtTTTTAATTTTTGGAAGTCACTTTGAAATTTTTGTGGGAAGCTAGCTCATAAATTGAACAAATCATTGGCATAATTAGAAACTAGAAATCTGCCTTATGTCAGGTCAGATAACTTGTCCTTCTAGTCCAGTGTTGTGTACgcagactggcagtgactctttgGGGCCTCAGGGTCATTCTCATCATTTTTTACTTAATCTGTTCTTTaaactgcagatgccagggactgaaactGGCACCTTTTATTCTGCTAATGACTTATGCCCCCTCACCGCATCACGTGCATGCAGCTAATTAAATGCCACTACTTTTAATTGCTTTCTCTTAGGTTTACAAAAGATACTGCCAGATTCAAAGATGAACTGGATATAATGAAGTTTATCTGCAAAGATTTTTGGACTACTGTATTCAAAAAGCAAATTGATAACCTCAGGACCAACCATCAGGTATTGTAAGAAACTGAACTTGTAGAGTTTTCAGTCATGTTGCATATCAGTGCCAAGTGGGTGGAGAAGAAATTATACATAATTGTACATTATTGACATTCAAATACGTTAATATAAATTTGGATTCTGTCTGGAATTAAAACAATTAGGATCTGGTATAGCTGTCAGCACAATTGCACAACGAAGCACTTGCTTGGATTGTACTACAGATCGGGCTGTATGATTATAAATAAGGTCTTCATATGTAGAAAGCAGTAAAAAGGTGAACAACCCTTATCAACACTCTAGTTTTCTTTCTGCAGGGTATTTTCATATGTGAGAATATTCAAATAGTATTTTTCCACTTGCAGTTTAAAATAAGCAAGGGATgcatcacatttttttctgattcTAATTAGGTTCTTATTTCAGAATAATTTCGTTAGGATCATATGCCAGCCACCTTGTGCTGGAAAGAGAATTCCATAAGGGTAGCGTGTGTAGCTAAATAATACAGATTTATTCTATGGTGTTCCTTcagttttgcttttgctgtttttcTTGTTGTTAATATTGTACACTGTCTTGGGAAGATTTTATCTTGAAAGGCAGGATTTGAAAGGATGAATGAATAATTAACAtgcatacataataaaacaatccagCTAGTAACCATATTTGCCCAGAAGTTAACTTCCTGGGAGAAAGATGTCTGCCATTAACCTAGCCTTTCTTTCAAAGTGACTGGTTGGGATGATTGCAGTTTAATTGACCGGGCTGCATTTGGTTGGAAAATAAAGTATACTGCATGTGTTTGCATGTACTCTGTAACTAGCTTTTTCCATGGATATTACCTAGGGGGGTTACAGCATTAATAAATGATTCTTGCATGAATAGCCAaggaaaaggcaggatagaacTATAACTGTTATTCATTTTTTGCAGGGCATCTATGTACTACAGGACAACAAGTTCCGTCTCCTGACTCAGATGTCTGCTGGAAAACAGTATTTGGAGCACGCTCCTAAGGCTTGTATAATTAACTATATCTTACGTAGTTCATAAGAGCACCTTCAAAACCAAATTTCTTCATGgagttgcaatacagtggtacctcgggatagaATGTAAGACACGCGTACGCGGGTCATgtttcgctgcttccgcgcatgcacgtgacatcattttgaccgtctgcgcatgcgtgagcggcaaaacctggaattaatgtgctccgttacttccaggtcgccgcggaacgcaacccgaaaatacttatcctgaagcatatttatcccgaggtatgactgtatattcctTACATGTATGGGGCAGGGGAGAGCAGCAGGAGTGGTCTTGCAATGGTGTTATCTTCTCCATGTACTTGATGTTCACAGTTGTACTTTATAATGTCATATATTTATTCTGTGTTACTATGAATTTTTGCAAGTTtgacagataaatgttggaggggaagCAAACTCTTTTATAGCAGTATTCTATCAGTTGATTGCATTCTAGCTGTCAGATCCACATGTGCACATGCTAGTATTAAAGAGGTATCctcaagaaatattttttttaaactttggGCCCTCTTTCCCCATTTCCTGCATGGAAGTGTCTTCAagctacattattacatgagcactgctccacagcatttgatattttccttCACATAtattcattcgaaataagatgggtttatgaaacAATTCCATAttctcccaccacgctgacgaagatCTACGAAACAGGAGTCAATATCCAGAATTTCTCAGTGTTGAACattatatttgctgaatacacaaagctccACAGCTtatctttcatcgtacaaagtttgGTACCTCACTTcaaaaagattttcagagactttgagattaagatttcattttgaacttgttATTGTTTGAAAGAATTCTATAAAGTTTGTCTATTACGTATgtatatggtcatcgtgttgcctaaacattgttgacgttctcttttgcaacacaggggtttgtttggataCTTCAAGCTGCTCTCGACAGGGTTAACACTCTCCTTAAATAATGAAATTCATACCTTGGAGGTTTGAGCCTGTTTTTTTTCACTGGAGGGAGAGCCAAAATTAACaaattaattttgttatttataccccagccattaggctgggtttccccagccactctgggcagcttacagcacacaaaaatattgtaaaacattagatatttcctgatacagggttgccttcagatgcctccaTGACATTTTGCCCTTTCCACCAGCTACAACTGGCGCACCAGTTGCACGCCTTCCTAGACAAAGAGCCTGGCCACATTTATCCATGttctgggcaaacccagccagatgggcggggtataaataataataaataataaattattattaaattattataacctCCGGAATAGATTATTGTGTTGCATAAAGAGGCCTCCTCTTTGAAAACAGCGTTGAACATTAAATTCCTCGGCACAAGTTTAAAGAGCTTTCAACAGTGTAATGCGAGAATTATATAAATGATCAGAATGTCGTTTTGTTTGACTTAATGTATGGGTCTTTCCCCCCACAGTACTTGGCATTTACTTGTGGATTAATTAGAGGTGCTTTATCCAACTTGGGAATAAAGAGCATTGTGACAGCCGAGGTTTCAACAATGCCTGCATGTAAGTATTCTTCTTGGCAAAGTATGTGTGCAAATTGTCTCTTCCGCTTAATATAAAGTTGGTGAGACAAATGACCAATTTTAGCAAATATGAGGTGGTTGCACTTAAAATAGCTTGTTGTAGCCAAGCTTGGCCAATGATAATTTTGCAGTCTGAGGTGGAGGACACGATGGTACTTCCCATTGCTCCCAATTCATTCCAGGAATGCAGCTGGTACTGTTTTCCCCCCTGCTGGATCTGTGAGCAGCAGCCTAGTATCGAATAGGGAGGGTAGGACACAGGGCAAACACAAACCCTGCCTTCCACACCTCACTGTTGCCCCCTGCCCACCAGCATCTGACTAATGATAAAGCCAGCCTTGGGTATAGGTTGCAAAAACGTATAggggacttaaaggtaaaggtaaagggactcctgaccattaggttccagtcgtggccgactctggggttgcagcgctcatcttgctttattggctgagggagccggtgtacagcttccgggtcatgtggccagcatgactaagccgcttctggcgaaccagagcagcgcatggaaatggcatttaccttcccgctggagcggtacctatttatctacttgcactttgatgtgctttcgaacggctaggttggcaggagcagagaccgagcaacgggagctcaccccgtcgcagggattcaaactgctgaccttttgatcagcaagtcctaggctttgtggtttaacccacagcgccacccgcgtcctgttatAGGGGACTtaagtagggggaaatgtgttgGGTGGTGGATTTCTTACGAATTTCTAGCTAGAGACCTGCATGCCTAACTGGATACAGACTTTGCTCTAGATTCATGGGCCTTTTCAAGCCCTAACACACAGATGCCACACTAAATTGCTTGGTTATTTCCTCTGTGTGTCAAGCCAAGCCAAGTGTGGCTGCAGTTCTGGAAATACAAGAGTGGCTGAAGAGAGGCATGCTAGAAGAGGCAGTGGATCCATCAGATCCCAAGCCATCTCATTCTTCCAACAAGGGAGAAATATTATCCAAATTATGGTGGAGTTATTTTACCTCACGTTGATTTTTTTGAAGAAGCAAAATGGAGAAAAGGCAAAAAGCCACCCTGGCCAGCATGAGCCGAGCAAGACTTTAGGAAGTGACAGTACTGTAGGATTTCTCTGTAAGACTGTAATTCTAAATCCACTTACAGGGGAGCaaaccccattgaacacagtgggacttacttctgaggaaacatgcatAGGAATTTGGCGTTGTATCTTCAAACATGTCTGAAATAAATGGTGGTAGTAACTTGTAACTAGCTACTCAACAGGAGGCCCAGGGTGAAACATGGATTTCAGTACCTACTTAAGTGGGAGTAAGGCTTACAGAACTGAATAGGACATCTGAGTAGAAACCTGATTGCACTGTTAAACtgtaattggtttttaaaaatatgtcaaAACTACCACCTAATACAGAAAGTTTGAGAGATTTTTGTTAAATCTAACAATCAGGGTAGGGAACTAGATCCAGCCAGTGGGCTGAATCTCGATTTTCGCCACAAACCTACGGTTAACTTTCTGCAGGTTGGCAGATGGttacccacctgtcagtcacctgatgtccCCATGACATTAGATGGAGCATTTTGCTTTGCCTGCATGGTTTGAAGTCAAACCATACAGGTGAAGGAAGTATTTCCTTGACAGTGTTGCTGTACTGCTCAGCTGCTCTGCACTTACAGCTAGCTCTGTTTTGGGATTGGCTGCATTGGTGCTGACAGGAAGCTGCGCTTGTCAAAGAACAATTGGGAGCACACAATTGTGACCCCCCCATGCTTTATATGTCTTGTGGACCAGAGGTTCCACACCCTTAACTTATTGTTATTGGAGGCTATAATAAAGTACATGTACCCATACCGCTTTTAACTACATGAAGAGTTGTTTCTCCTTGGTAAGATGGATGTTATAATAACTTTCTTTCTTTACAGGCAAATTTCAGGTGATGATACAGAAGATATAGCACATGTACAGAACCAGCTTCCTGCCTTGTAAAATGAcaaataaaatgtatattttatttatatccataGTTTATTGAAGCTGTCCTATATTGTATAAAATGCCATATAGTTTAAAACACAAATTTTCAAGTATGACCAATAACCAGTATCTGCTGTATatcttgctttttttcttttttggtagtcGCTAAGTTACTGTGTGTTTCAAGGAAGATGAAGCTTACAAGTTTGTAAAGATGGAATGGAAACCTTGATTAAATTTCAAGCTCTAATGTCTGGTTAGTTTTGCAGTACTTTGATTTAGCAATGCAAAATTTGTTCCAAGCGTTGATCTAGAGGTGGGTTTGACAAGATCTGTGCATATATAATAGGGCACCCAGCTATTAGCTGAACTGGGGCTATAATGTCTAATTGAATAATTAGAATGATTAATTAGATGACAgacttttaaatttgtttttaatgcaaataCTTCTAAAAACTGCAGATGACGAGGCCAATCTTTGAAAGGcattcttttatatttttataggAGGGACTGCCTTTAAGATAACACACGTGTTAAAACAGGCCTAAACTAAAAGCAAAAATTGCAACCAGACAAAATTAGTCATGGTTTAGTCCCATCAGATTCACTGGGACAAATTAGCCATGCCTAACAAGTCCCATCAAGACTAAGCATGACTACCTGAAGTCTGAAACTCTGAATCCAACCCTTTGCATGatcaaaacatttccccccatcagCAATTTTAAATTAATAGCTTAATGGGTTAACTCATGATTAAATGACTGAAGTACCTTACAGTCAGGTTGTATCCCTCATTTAACCGGCTTCCCCCTTCACAGCTTTTGAGATGCTAAAGAAATAGTTGTATGGAACGGGGTTGAACTAGAAGATGGTCTTCAGGCTCCCTAccagctctagaattctatggTTCTGACTTCATTGTGTGCatgcaaacacatacatatattatATATGCTATACTTGTTGGCTGGAATAAATTTAAGGTATTAAAAGTTCTAGATCCTACCTTTCCAAGCTGGCtcaccaaacaaacaaatgacATGATCAAAATATGTAAGTGAACAGGCCAAAACCAATAATAATTAGCTAAGTGAATTTAAATGCCTACCTAAACAAAAAGGGCTTCAGTCCAGATCCTGGCCTCTCTCATGTTGCCCCAAGTGTATCTTGGATTAAAGGTGCATTGAAACATGCAAGGGGAGCCACCCCCCATGACCTCATGTGACCCACAAAAGTTGTCCAGGTGGGAATGGATTATATTGAAAGGGTTCCGTACTCCTCTCTTACGGCTTTAAAGGTGGTGACCAGCACTTGGAATTCAGCCTGGAAATGTATGTTCTCAAGGCCCAGCCCTGCTCAGCACTCTCCCTGCAACATGTTGCACAAGCTGAATTTCCAGATGCTTTCAAAGGCATGCCCAggtagagcacattacagtactTCAGTCTTGTGCTGAGTGAAGTATGTGGCACCACGGCAGgacctggagagcaccatgttgctTACTGCTGATCTATGTGTTAGCTGTATGAGGAAAGGTCTTGGAGCACTTCTGAATGAGTTGCAGTAATTGCTTTCAAGGATAGAAAGGCATGAATAATAACAGCTAGGTATGAAGAGGAAGGCAAATTTCTAATGAACTTTCCACCAAATAAAATCTCGTTCAGCCTCTGACTTCATAGGCAGTGACTGGCACACATCAagtttggaaaaagaaaatacaagtaGAATATATCTAAGCTAAATCTCTGCATAgaatatgatttttattttactattCCTAGTGTAGAAGGGGGATTCTGCTTATGGGAAGCAGTGTTGGGGAATGATCAATGTCAGTTAACTTGCATCTACTAAAGCTGCTACATCCATTTTATGAACTAAATTTGGctattttaagaagaagaagagtttggatttgatatcccactttatcactacccaaaggagtctcaaagcggctaacattctcctttcccttcctcccccacaagaaacactctgtgaggtgagtgaggctgagagacttcagagaagtgtgactagcccaaggtcacccagcagctgcatggtggaggagtggggacgcaaacccggttcaccagattacgagtccaccgctcttaaccactacagcacactggctcctAAAGCATTGCAAAGAGCCAATACCAATACACTCACAAATTAAAATTCTTTTGAATAactttatttataaaaacatagtaTTATAAAAACTTTATACTAGCCAGATTCAGTCCTGCAGGGTTTTCAATGACAGGATCAGTCTTGTTCCGTGGTGTAGCTTGAATGAGGAGGAGTTTGGTATATGAACTGCAATCACACACTAGCTGCAGGCAAATGGGTCCTTCAGAAAGTGTTTTAGGCACTGTGTTGGTGACCTTTTCCAAGCTGAGTTTTCCAGCCACCCTTGCTAAAAAGACATTCCAACTATTCATTTCTACAGAATCCCCCCCCTACTCAGGAAGATCACACTGGAAGATGGGATATCTCTGCTCTTCATCACACTTGTCACAGAGGAGCTAGCTAATAACACTGGCTTGCATAGTGCCTTAGAAACAATGGCATCCAATGCTTTTATGCTTTCCAGACTTGTCAGGATGCTTCATCAGCCAGATCGTGCTGGTCAAAATACCTATTGGGAGAAAGAATCCATAAAAGTTAGACAAGTCGCTAAGGAAAGCCTACACAAAAACTTAAAATGTCAAAGAAACACAACACATACACTTGGGTATCTCAAACTCCTTCAACTGAACACAGATGTATTATATGAATACAAAAACTACCAATTTCAGTTGTTTCAAGAACAGAGGCCGGGGTGGTAGGTGGCTCAGCTTTTCTTAAGGTTAATAATCCTGTGCATTTGTAGCCCCTGCTGGCATGCAGCCCCACAAAAGATTACCTCCAAGGGAATGTGGGTCTCAACAAGGTTCCTTAGCTCTGATTTATAACAACAAGGAGGTTCCAAACAGGTTTTGCCTTGGTAGTGAATAAACTGCTTCAGGCTAAAACAACTTGAAAGAATCCTATAAAAGGTGAGTTATTTAATTCTGTTGTGATATTCATTCCCTCTGCCCCTACTTTGCAATACACTTTTGATAAGGAATCAGAACCTATTGATCC
The nucleotide sequence above comes from Podarcis raffonei isolate rPodRaf1 chromosome 1, rPodRaf1.pri, whole genome shotgun sequence. Encoded proteins:
- the TRAPPC6B gene encoding trafficking protein particle complex subunit 6B isoform X2; the protein is MKLPNDRPAGREHASRACVSTRVLLKCRENGRCISKLENMGFRVGQGLIERFTKDTARFKDELDIMKFICKDFWTTVFKKQIDNLRTNHQGIYVLQDNKFRLLTQMSAGKQYLEHAPKYLAFTCGLIRGALSNLGIKSIVTAEVSTMPACKFQVMIQKI
- the TRAPPC6B gene encoding trafficking protein particle complex subunit 6B isoform X1, with the protein product MNKSEMADEALFLLLHNEMVSGLYRAAEQGDGENGRCISKLENMGFRVGQGLIERFTKDTARFKDELDIMKFICKDFWTTVFKKQIDNLRTNHQGIYVLQDNKFRLLTQMSAGKQYLEHAPKYLAFTCGLIRGALSNLGIKSIVTAEVSTMPACKFQVMIQKI